One Oncorhynchus mykiss isolate Arlee chromosome 25, USDA_OmykA_1.1, whole genome shotgun sequence genomic window, AACCTGTTCTTATCTCTACAGTTCTATCTTCACACAAAATTACATCATATCACTCTTCACATTCATGCGTTTatttccattcattcattcaacctTTTATTCCTATCTGAAACCAACACAGTCTATTTCTAAACTCAATACACTTCCTCCACATGAGCCTAAATTATCCTGTAGGATTTTTCACACATACCCTTCGTTTTTACCTAAAAACGACCTACAATGTCTTTATTGACTTACTTCACTTCCTCAACATAAGTCTAGATTATAGGATTTCTACGATACGATACTACAACTGTCTAATCGGATCAGTTTGTTTTCATATCCCATTCATCCACCCCGTACTGATCTTTATCCAATAATTAGAACAATATCGCGGCGTGACCTACTGATTTATAAACCCCCGTTTAGCTAGACGGAGCGTTTTGTAATCGCAGGATTTCTTTTTGCAGTTGAACGTCGCACGATCAGGCCAACGTTTTTCCTGCGTTCTAAATACTCGTCCGTACAGACCTCTTCTATAGAGCGGTAGCCACGAATAGTTATTTCActgctttttattttactttcTAAATATTCGTCCGTTCAGACCTCTTTTATAGAGCGGTAGCCACGAATATTTATTTCACTGCTTTTTATATTCTGTTTTCTAAATATTCGTCCGTTCAGACCTCTTTTATAGAGCGGTAGCCACGAATATTTATTTCACTACTTTTTATATTCTGTTTTCTAAATATTCGTCCGTTCAGACCTCTTTTATAGAGCGGTAGCCACGAATATTTATTTACCTACTTTTTATTCTACTTTCTAAATATTCGTCCGTTCAGACCTCTTTTATAGAGCGGTAGCCACGAATATTTATTTACCTATTTTTTATATTCTAACCATATAAGCAGAAAGCTGTAGCCCTGCGCCCAGTCCCAGCCGTTCAGCCAGAGAGCACACGACAATCACACCAAACAAGCCGCCCGAAAGTCCCCTATATGAATGGCCCACCGAGGGAGCAGTCCGAATCACGCACCCGACACGGGTCGCTCGCCCAGGTTGAATGGGGTGTGTTTACGCACACTCCAAAACAGGTCCTGAAACGGTcgagcccggccaaactgaatcaGACGGAACAACTCCCCCAACTAAACCAGACACACAGGTCCGCTCAAGCAGCCTGACCAGAGCAATCGCCTGCGCCCTCCGTCCAAACACCCAACACCAGCGAAGTTCACAGCCCCTGCCTATTTACTACCAGACATGCATGCACGTTTGTATTTGCTATACAATTCCCAAGTTTACACACAAATGCAATTTTATTGAATTTCAAAAGTTCTTTAATCTGTAGTTTTAGGAAATTTAAAAGAGAGACCTACTTGACACTCCCCCCGCTGATACAGGATCTCTGAAGCAATCTACCCAAACATTTCAACTATTCTGTAAGAACTTGCTTACCTTGTTATAGTTGGGCGGCCACCATTGTTTCGTCAGATTGCCCCAAAGAACCCGCAACCAGCCAAGAGCGTCCGGACCCCGTCTCTCCTGGCAAAGCTCGCCAAGTATGTGGTGGATAATTGAATCAATTATAACGCATGCCAGAACTTGTGAAATCAATCAGGCTTTTAATACAAGAGTATTGCCAGCCAGGATGGTCCGCGGAGCACACACCGCTTCCCAGAGCCCTGGCCCTCATATTTATACACGTACAGCATATACGTCCATCCCATATGTAAATAGACATATTTCCCCTATCCATCTGCCACCATTATCTTTCAGTCCAGGCTTCCTGCTTGTTCACGCCCAATAACGCCCACATCTTATTTTAATTAGATTATAATGGTGGCAGGATCCTTGCTTCGTCCTAAAAAAATAGCATGCGTCTGGTTATTCTATAGGCCTGTTCTTTGGCCCTGCACTTAACTTATGGTTctcatgtgtgtgtatttttgtcagccatctGTGTGTCCCCTTTTAGTGAATTGGTGGCCCTGCACTTAACTTATGGTTctcatgtgtgtgtatttttgtcagccatctATGTGTCCCCTTTCAGTGTATCCAATTCTCCCTAAATGCCTATGTGTTCTATTTACTCCCACAATAGGTCAATAGGCTATGTGTCTCCTCTTACTTAGTGTATCCAATTCTCCCTAAGTGCCTATGTGTTCTATTTATTCCCACAAATAGGTCAATAGGCTATGTGTCTCCTTTTGCTTTAGTGTATCCAATTCTCCCTACGTGCCCATGTGTTCTTTTTACTCCCACAGGTGAAGTATTGACAAGAGTGTAGTTGAAGAAGTAATGATAGTAAGAGTAAAGACACAAGATGATGTCCAATGTCAACAGAGGGATCCTGACATTTTACATGttaagaaggtggactttgtagcGTTTATTACTTTGGTTATCAATggatttggccggtgtaggccgtcattgttaataagaatttgttcttaactgacttgcctagttaaataaaggttaaataatatatatatatttaaatagcAACTGCACAACGCAAGCGGAGAGGAAATTTGAAAAAACAGGCATTATTTTTCCACAGAGGCATTACAACGAATCctgttgatgaatgctccatcctCACAGGCACCTGAGCCTTGGTAGGGATGTgatttcagtggtgtaaagtacttaagtagtactttaaagtattttttacttaagtcatttttggggtatctgtactttactctactatttatatttttgcaaacttttacttttactacatTCCGAAAaaaaagtatgtactttttactccatacattttccctgacacccaaaagtaattGTTACATTTGGACAGgacaatggtccaattcacacacttatcaagagcacatccctggtcatccctactgcctctgatctgacggactcactaaacacaaatgcttcatttgtaaatatgTCTCAGTGTATGGAGTATGCCCCTGGTTATCcgtcaatacatttttttttaattgtgccgtctggtttgctgaatataaggaatttgaaatggtttatacttttactttagaTACCTAAGTAGATTTAAaactaaatacttttagacttttactcaagtagtattttactgtgtgacattcacttttgcttgagtcattttctattaaggtatctttacttttactcaagtatgacaattaagTACTTTTTCCACTACTATGTGATTTGAATGTGACTGAAGGAGTGGGGATATataatttttgttttatttcaatatcccatacagtaggtggcggcaataCATCAATAGGTGTAGTCTGCCATAAAACGTAAAAGAAGAAGAACCCAGTCCAGAAGAAGAGCTCAGCCTACCCGGCGATTTCCAGTCGCCCCTGATCGCGCATTGTTGATTCATCTGGCGAAGGACAGTTGCCTTTTTACTTCGACAGAGACTGATATTATTATCCAGATGTATCCACAGTAAGCGAGGAAGAGGATCTAACTAGCTGTATTGTTGTGTGGGTAAGCATGCAAAGCGACACGTTAGTTAAGTATAGTATAGCAGACGTTGCTAGCTACAAGCAGAGCTGACGCTAGTTTGTTAGATATGCATCTACTATAGATAGCTAAGGGTTTTGTTGTTAGCATAGCTAGTTCTAGCTAGAGCTAATTGATTCGCAGTTAGCTAGTGTGCTGACGTCTGGTGATAAATAACGTTAGCTAGTACCGCTGCTAGCCAGGTTTTGTCGTGTAGCTAAGGATAGCAAAAAAACCGAGAGAGGAAGACAACTGGCTAAATTATCTAGCTTAAAACAAAAATGGACCTGGGTACAGTATGACCTAACAGAACGTAacaagctggctagctagctagctatcaaatTGAATGTTAGTATTGGCTCCGTCAAATGTGGCTAGCATAACTAGAGCTGGGACGGGGATGCTCTTCTATCCTCTAGGTTGAGCTGACTACCTCTGCAGTGGAAGTAAACGATGTGCAATGGAATGTTAGAGTCCACGTCAAAAGCCCTTGGACTACCCACCTCAGCAGACAAGCAGTCAATTTCTCTGTTGCTCTTCCTGACTGTGCTATCCACTGGACAAGGATCAGGTAAGAGATCACTCATCTTCAGCAAAAGGCTCTCACACAGCTTCTTTCCTCCTTTCCATACACTACAGCTGCTTTTACCCTGCTAAGATTCAGCTCCCCTCTTTAAGTCTAATAATGCTAGATGTACATTGCTCTTTATGGTCAATTGTAACATCGGAATTGGGTTTATTTGAGCAAACAGCTGGCCCACATCTGCCACATGCAATATTAAGGTGTCAAGTCCCCACATTCTCTCCTTCCCATAGCTGATTAGTTAAAAATGCTGGATGTGGATGGGGGCTTGAAGCTGTTGCTAGAGATCCTCTCTTGCCTTGTGCCAACTCTGCTCCCACTGTTTTCATGACTCATTGATATTATATAAGCATCAGAAATACCTTTTAACAACATTGTTTTAAAACCATCAAATACAACATTAACATCAGAATGTTCTAGCATCAATTATATGCCCTTTTGTCCCTCAGGATGTATAAGGCCTTTCATGGTGCAGAACAGCCTGGTCAACCTGACAGAGACCAACAGGGGTTCCTTCCCTGTGGGCACAGTGCTCCAGTACAGCTGTGACCCAGGCTACCTAGCTGATGGGCCCAGCATCCTCACCTGCACCCCTCTTAACCTCTGGACCTCAGACCCACCCCGCTGCATACAGAGTGACTGTGAGTGGTTCTCTCCACAATGTGGACACCACTATAACTCATTGTGACGAGTATAATTTCTCTCCAGTTGAAACCAAAATGGAGTTAATGCAGGATTATAACTATAACATGATTGTGTTGTTTCTGACCAGCAGTGTGCCAGCCTCCGTCTGAGCTCGAAAATGGAAGGTACATCTGCCACCCCTCTCCCTGCCACCGGCTAGGCCAGGGCACTGTGATTGAGTACTTCTGTGATGAAGGCTACATCCTGAGGGGAGACTACAAATACAAATATCTTACCTGTCAGGAAGGGGAGTGGGATGGCCCCATGCAGATTAGCTGTGTCAACCAAGGATGTGTGAGGCCATTCATGGTCCAGCATGGGTCAGTCAACCTGACAGAGACCAACAGAGGTTCCTTCCCTGTGGGCACGGTGCTCCAGTACAGCTGTGACCCAGGCTTCCTGGAGGACGGGCCCAACATCATCACATGCAACCCCCTGGGCTGCTGGTCCTCAGAACCACCCCGCTGCATACGCAGTGATGGTACTAATGGCTTTACTAAATCCTCTGAATTCATTCCAAACACAATAATGTATTTTTAAGTCTAAAATTTGGTTTGTGCGCTCACTGATAATggttctcttttttttttcttcttgtcAACAGTGTGTCTGCCTCCATTTGAACCAGAGAATGGGGGCTATACCTGCCACCCGTCCCCCTGCCATAGACTAAACCATCACACTGTGATCGAGTACTTCTGTGATGAAGGCTACATCCTGAAGGGAGACTATAAATACCTGACCTGTCAGGACGGGGAGTGGGACGGCTCCATGCAGATTAGCTGTCTCCTAGACCAAGGTTGGTGACCATATTGTGATTACACAGTCTTATTCTCCAGGGTTCAATGTTCGGTAGCTTgaactatttattttattgttgtatcaaCCTGTAAGATGAAATTATACTATGCTACCTTTTGAAGCCTCAGGCCAGACTGTCTGTCCTTTAATGGACAGTGTTTGAGTGTGGTCTCATTGCCTGCTTCCCCTCTTACAGACAGAGACCCTACCCCTGTGTTTGGCATACCCACCCTATCCATTGTGGCCTCCACTGCCAGCTCTGTAGCCCTCATCCTGCTGCTGGTGGTCCTGTTTGTCCTGCTGCTGGTGGTCCTGTTTGTCCTGCTGCAGCCTAAACTCAAGTCCTTCAACCACAGCCGGTGAGTGGCCTGAAACCACAAACATGCTTATTCAGTATCAGCTGTGGTAGGCTAATCCTACTAAAGCTGTGTGTACTCCAGGGGTGTGCATGTCTCATAActgttcaagcaggcaga contains:
- the LOC110505514 gene encoding sushi domain-containing protein 6 isoform X2, with product MCNGMLESTSKALGLPTSADKQSISLLLFLTVLSTGQGSGCIRPFMVQNSLVNLTETNRGSFPVGTVLQYSCDPGYLADGPSILTCTPLNLWTSDPPRCIQSDLCQPPSELENGRYICHPSPCHRLGQGTVIEYFCDEGYILRGDYKYKYLTCQEGEWDGPMQISCVNQGCVRPFMVQHGSVNLTETNRGSFPVGTVLQYSCDPGFLEDGPNIITCNPLGCWSSEPPRCIRSDVCLPPFEPENGGYTCHPSPCHRLNHHTVIEYFCDEGYILKGDYKYLTCQDGEWDGSMQISCLLDQDRDPTPVFGIPTLSIVASTASSVALILLLVVLFVLLLVVLFVLLQPKLKSFNHSRREQGVSGQPVSIMVEGVQVALPSYEEAVCGEGALSLSSESRVQIVLSEGQQAAGTTEPLIAQSRPSTLPQLSEMAVVHPVPSSFAFPSSLSSSSRWGLEQAAAAVPSPSLRRDSTCSEQHSLPLNSEMDYSDDMPLLKEA
- the LOC110505514 gene encoding sushi domain-containing protein 6 isoform X1 — translated: MCNGMLESTSKALGLPTSADKQSISLLLFLTVLSTGQGSGCIRPFMVQNSLVNLTETNRGSFPVGTVLQYSCDPGYLADGPSILTCTPLNLWTSDPPRCIQSDSVCQPPSELENGRYICHPSPCHRLGQGTVIEYFCDEGYILRGDYKYKYLTCQEGEWDGPMQISCVNQGCVRPFMVQHGSVNLTETNRGSFPVGTVLQYSCDPGFLEDGPNIITCNPLGCWSSEPPRCIRSDVCLPPFEPENGGYTCHPSPCHRLNHHTVIEYFCDEGYILKGDYKYLTCQDGEWDGSMQISCLLDQDRDPTPVFGIPTLSIVASTASSVALILLLVVLFVLLLVVLFVLLQPKLKSFNHSRREQGVSGQPVSIMVEGVQVALPSYEEAVCGEGALSLSSESRVQIVLSEGQQAAGTTEPLIAQSRPSTLPQLSEMAVVHPVPSSFAFPSSLSSSSRWGLEQAAAAVPSPSLRRDSTCSEQHSLPLNSEMDYSDDMPLLKEA